In the Campylobacter showae genome, one interval contains:
- the rimM gene encoding ribosome maturation factor RimM (Essential for efficient processing of 16S rRNA): MSELVEVALLGKTIGLKGFVKLHNKGDFPNQFKKNATFFDKDGKELVVKNYNHTNNTISFYGFEDIDSAKTLTNKTIYTTKEETRKNCKLKKGEFFYFDVIGCEIYENNQRLGEVEDIDEVGANHLFLVKTDENLIAKGLEKSFYIPYIDVYIEKVDVENKKIYTKNAILILENS, encoded by the coding sequence TTGAGTGAGCTTGTAGAAGTCGCATTGCTTGGCAAAACGATAGGATTAAAGGGGTTTGTCAAGCTTCATAATAAAGGCGACTTTCCTAACCAGTTTAAAAAAAATGCTACATTTTTCGACAAAGACGGTAAAGAACTCGTCGTAAAAAACTACAATCATACAAATAATACGATCTCTTTTTACGGTTTTGAAGATATAGATAGCGCAAAAACTCTTACAAATAAAACAATCTACACTACAAAAGAAGAAACTAGAAAAAACTGCAAACTAAAAAAGGGCGAATTTTTCTATTTTGATGTCATCGGTTGCGAAATTTATGAGAATAACCAAAGACTCGGCGAAGTAGAGGATATAGACGAAGTCGGCGCAAATCATCTATTTTTAGTAAAAACCGATGAAAATTTGATTGCCAAAGGGTTGGAAAAAAGTTTTTACATTCCTTATATCGACGTTTATATAGAAAAAGTCGATGTGGAAAATAAAAAAATTTACACCAAAAATGCTATCTTAATTTTAGAAAATTCCTGA
- a CDS encoding KH domain-containing protein gives MVENFLLEYAKLIADFPDKVKLERVELGENFAELIIYADKVDTGKLIGKDGRMINAIKTVIVGYKAKDATSYRVTVKPLE, from the coding sequence ATGGTAGAAAATTTTTTACTTGAATACGCTAAGCTCATCGCTGATTTTCCAGATAAAGTGAAACTTGAGCGAGTTGAGCTTGGCGAAAATTTTGCCGAGTTGATAATCTACGCCGATAAAGTCGATACAGGCAAGCTTATCGGCAAAGACGGCAGGATGATAAACGCGATAAAGACCGTAATCGTGGGCTATAAAGCCAAAGATGCGACATCATACCGCGTTACGGTAAAGCCTCTTGAGTGA
- the rpsP gene encoding 30S ribosomal protein S16, with protein sequence MATVVRLTRMGRKKKPFYRIVVTDSRKRRDGGWIESIGYYNPMVEPEVVKFDAERLAYWKGVGAKLSDRVAKITSK encoded by the coding sequence ATGGCAACAGTAGTAAGACTAACGAGAATGGGACGCAAGAAAAAACCTTTTTATCGTATAGTCGTAACGGATAGCAGAAAAAGAAGAGACGGCGGCTGGATAGAGTCGATCGGATACTACAACCCTATGGTTGAGCCTGAGGTGGTAAAATTTGACGCTGAGCGTTTGGCTTATTGGAAAGGCGTCGGTGCGAAACTTAGTGACAGGGTTGCAAAAATAACTAGCAAATAA
- the ffh gene encoding signal recognition particle protein — MFEQISESFRLAVSKIRFVDDEKALNNALDVLKKALLKADVHHKVTKELLALIEADLKQSGIGQKQFLDAIKSNLTKVLTAPGNQGFVFAPVAPTIVLMAGLQGSGKTTTTIKLANYLKLRKKKVLVAACDLQRLAAVEQLRQLCEANEIELFSIENETDPLNVAKQALAKAKSGLYDVLLVDTAGRLAIDEALMKQIKDIKSALQPHEIFYVADAMSGQDGVKTASTFNDALKMSGVVLSKFDSDSKGGVAIGIAKQLNIPLRFVGIGEKVGDMESFIPERIVSRIMGEGDLTTLVEKTSAVIDEQEAKRINKKIKKGQFNFNDFLSQMESVKKLGNMKSLIGMIPGLSSVANQIKDIDLDNSKEILHIKAMINSMTQKERENPDLLNNSRKRRLAAGSGLSQVEVNRFLKQFENASKIAKRFSGKEGLKGLGNLLNQAKNTRPN; from the coding sequence GTGTTTGAACAAATCAGCGAGTCGTTTCGTTTAGCCGTTAGTAAAATTCGTTTCGTAGACGATGAAAAAGCGCTAAATAACGCGCTTGACGTGCTTAAAAAAGCATTACTAAAAGCCGATGTTCATCACAAAGTTACCAAAGAATTGCTAGCTCTCATAGAGGCCGACCTAAAGCAAAGCGGGATAGGTCAAAAGCAGTTTTTAGACGCTATCAAGTCAAATTTGACGAAGGTTTTAACCGCGCCGGGCAACCAGGGTTTTGTCTTTGCGCCCGTAGCTCCTACGATCGTGCTGATGGCAGGCTTGCAAGGTAGCGGAAAAACCACTACGACGATAAAGCTAGCTAATTATCTAAAACTTAGAAAGAAAAAAGTTTTGGTCGCGGCGTGCGATTTGCAGCGTTTGGCGGCCGTCGAGCAGCTTCGTCAGCTTTGTGAAGCAAACGAGATAGAGCTTTTTAGCATAGAAAACGAAACCGATCCTCTAAACGTAGCTAAACAAGCGCTAGCTAAAGCAAAAAGCGGTCTTTACGACGTACTTTTGGTCGATACGGCGGGACGTCTAGCGATAGACGAAGCTTTGATGAAGCAGATAAAAGATATCAAATCAGCGCTCCAGCCGCATGAAATTTTTTACGTAGCCGACGCTATGAGCGGACAAGACGGCGTAAAAACCGCAAGCACGTTTAACGATGCGCTAAAAATGAGCGGCGTGGTGCTAAGCAAATTTGACTCGGACAGCAAAGGCGGCGTAGCTATCGGCATAGCCAAGCAGCTAAATATACCGCTTAGATTCGTTGGTATCGGCGAAAAAGTCGGCGATATGGAGAGCTTTATCCCTGAGCGTATCGTGAGCCGCATAATGGGCGAGGGCGATTTGACGACGTTGGTTGAAAAAACTAGCGCCGTGATAGACGAGCAAGAAGCAAAAAGAATAAATAAAAAGATCAAAAAAGGGCAGTTTAACTTTAACGACTTTTTATCGCAAATGGAAAGCGTCAAAAAGCTCGGAAATATGAAAAGCTTAATCGGTATGATACCTGGTCTATCAAGCGTCGCAAATCAGATAAAAGATATCGACCTTGATAACTCGAAGGAAATTTTACATATAAAAGCTATGATAAATTCGATGACGCAAAAAGAGCGTGAAAATCCTGATTTGCTAAACAATAGCCGAAAAAGACGTTTGGCTGCGGGATCTGGACTATCTCAAGTAGAGGTAAATCGCTTTTTGAAGCAGTTTGAAAACGCATCAAAAATAGCAAAGAGGTTTTCTGGTAAAGAAGGTCTGAAAGGGCTTGGAAATTTACTAAACCAAGCTAAAAACACTCGCCCTAATTAA
- a CDS encoding RluA family pseudouridine synthase, which produces MKEEKAYKLLAIQEGISNNEAKELIDAGLVSAKGQKIAVARAMMSAATKFNVQKLPRPSVIFEDENLIAVDKPAFLTSEKVSETYKFPLLHRLDKETSGVLLLVKNEEFQKKAIEEFKNCRVKKEYVAAVKGIVSEEFSVNEPIITLKNKGGAFSKISPNGKEAFSHVTPVMVAGKKSLVKVEIKTGRTHQIRVHLNHAGYGIVGDEKYAKNKSARMYLHAYKIELLGYKFRSNLSSDFNRLGFEISRNFEI; this is translated from the coding sequence ATGAAAGAAGAAAAAGCCTATAAACTGCTGGCGATCCAGGAAGGTATCTCAAACAACGAGGCAAAGGAACTGATCGATGCGGGGCTGGTTAGCGCCAAAGGACAGAAGATCGCTGTGGCGCGCGCGATGATGAGCGCGGCGACTAAATTTAACGTGCAAAAGCTGCCGCGCCCAAGCGTGATTTTCGAGGATGAAAACCTGATCGCGGTTGATAAACCGGCATTTTTAACGTCGGAAAAAGTGAGCGAAACTTATAAATTTCCGTTGCTTCACAGGCTTGATAAGGAAACTAGCGGCGTGCTTTTACTCGTGAAAAACGAGGAATTTCAAAAAAAAGCGATCGAGGAGTTTAAAAACTGCCGCGTAAAAAAAGAGTACGTCGCAGCGGTAAAAGGTATCGTGAGCGAGGAATTTAGCGTAAACGAACCAATAATCACGCTAAAAAACAAAGGCGGAGCGTTTTCTAAGATATCGCCAAACGGCAAAGAGGCGTTTTCGCATGTGACGCCGGTTATGGTCGCAGGCAAAAAAAGCCTCGTAAAAGTCGAGATAAAAACCGGCAGAACTCACCAAATCAGAGTGCATCTAAATCACGCGGGATACGGGATCGTCGGCGATGAAAAATACGCTAAAAATAAATCCGCAAGAATGTATCTGCACGCTTATAAAATCGAGCTTTTAGGATATAAATTTAGGTCAAATTTGAGCAGTGATTTTAACAGGCTCGGTTTTGAAATTTCAAGAAATTTTGAGATTTAA
- the waaA gene encoding lipid IV(A) 3-deoxy-D-manno-octulosonic acid transferase — translation MIIIYYVLVLAAFALGALPLAILAFKKKYRASIPARFFLFKNPKFDASRVHFHACSFGEVRSIAPLVGRFKDAAAVSVVTKTGFDEAKKITQNTRFLPFEIFLPFWLKPAKITVIFEAELWLGLVFWAKFKGSRVILVNARISDRSYKSYLKFSFFYRYLFKFIDKIYAQSDLDKQRLQRLGAKNIVVSGNIKSAFLPSPSKIYAKPKERVIVLASTHAGEEELILRELNLSANDKLILVPRHPERFCEAGEILVKFAVKNGLSFAKFSETKNFDAQCMLVDAMGELVNIYKFSDVVVLGGSFVPNVGGHNPIEAAQFENAVISGEFVFNQKALYSAVDGIKIAKAGEISSLLKQNLPKTKIVAKGDASEILKDIEENL, via the coding sequence TTGATAATAATTTATTACGTTTTAGTCCTCGCGGCGTTTGCCTTGGGGGCTTTACCGCTTGCGATTTTAGCTTTTAAGAAAAAGTACAGAGCCTCGATCCCCGCTAGATTTTTTTTGTTTAAAAATCCCAAATTTGACGCCTCGCGCGTGCATTTTCACGCGTGCAGTTTCGGCGAGGTGCGTTCTATCGCGCCGCTAGTTGGTAGATTTAAAGACGCGGCCGCAGTCTCGGTCGTAACCAAAACAGGATTTGACGAGGCGAAAAAGATCACGCAAAATACGCGCTTTTTGCCGTTTGAGATATTTTTACCGTTTTGGCTAAAGCCCGCTAAAATAACGGTTATTTTTGAGGCCGAGCTTTGGCTAGGGCTTGTTTTTTGGGCTAAATTTAAAGGTTCTCGCGTCATTTTGGTAAACGCTAGGATTTCTGATAGGAGCTACAAAAGCTATCTAAAATTTAGCTTTTTTTACAGGTATTTGTTTAAATTTATAGATAAAATTTACGCTCAAAGCGATCTGGATAAACAGCGCCTGCAGCGGCTCGGCGCTAAAAATATCGTCGTTAGCGGCAATATAAAATCAGCCTTTTTACCAAGCCCGAGTAAAATTTACGCCAAACCAAAAGAGCGCGTGATTGTGCTAGCAAGCACTCATGCGGGCGAAGAGGAGCTGATCTTGCGAGAGTTAAATTTGAGCGCAAACGATAAGCTGATTTTAGTGCCGCGTCATCCTGAGAGATTTTGCGAGGCGGGCGAGATTTTGGTTAAATTTGCCGTAAAAAATGGACTTAGTTTTGCTAAATTTAGCGAAACTAAAAACTTTGACGCACAGTGTATGCTGGTCGATGCGATGGGCGAGCTGGTAAATATTTATAAATTTAGCGACGTCGTAGTGCTAGGCGGTAGCTTCGTGCCAAATGTCGGCGGACACAATCCGATCGAGGCGGCGCAGTTTGAAAACGCGGTGATAAGCGGGGAGTTTGTATTTAACCAAAAGGCCCTATATAGCGCGGTTGACGGCATAAAAATTGCAAAAGCGGGCGAGATAAGTTCGCTTTTAAAGCAAAATTTACCAAAAACAAAAATAGTCGCCAAAGGCGATGCGAGCGAGATTTTAAAAGATATTGAGGAAAATTTATGA
- a CDS encoding zinc ribbon domain-containing protein produces MNKYLEQLVELSAIDKDIDDFTPRLEKVQSVLKATKDEQAAILAQIEEAATSVTELKNQKSQTNAHIAEFSAKIKDVAKKSGAAKTEKEIKALQLEDELAKEQLEAANEEIERLEKIIDSKNALKSELETKAAELGENLTKIESEISAEVGAIEQQRNEIYAKKNKLVGQMNQKILTFYEKIRKWAHNTAVVPVKKQACYGCFMQINDKTYSAVIKGEDIVTCPHCGRILYKEAAN; encoded by the coding sequence ATGAATAAATATTTAGAACAGCTAGTCGAGCTCTCAGCTATCGATAAAGACATCGACGATTTTACTCCGCGCCTTGAGAAGGTTCAAAGCGTTTTAAAAGCGACTAAGGACGAGCAGGCGGCGATTTTGGCACAGATCGAGGAAGCGGCTACGAGCGTGACCGAGCTAAAAAATCAAAAATCTCAAACAAACGCGCACATAGCCGAATTTAGCGCGAAGATAAAAGACGTCGCTAAAAAGAGCGGCGCTGCAAAAACCGAAAAAGAGATAAAAGCTCTTCAACTAGAAGACGAGCTAGCTAAAGAACAGCTAGAGGCCGCAAATGAAGAGATCGAAAGACTAGAAAAAATCATAGATAGCAAAAATGCGCTAAAAAGCGAGCTTGAGACAAAGGCTGCGGAGCTTGGCGAAAATTTGACCAAAATCGAGAGCGAAATCTCGGCTGAGGTAGGCGCCATCGAGCAGCAAAGAAACGAAATATACGCTAAAAAAAATAAGCTAGTCGGCCAGATGAATCAAAAAATCTTGACCTTTTACGAGAAAATCCGTAAATGGGCGCACAACACCGCCGTCGTGCCGGTCAAAAAACAGGCCTGCTACGGCTGCTTTATGCAGATAAACGACAAGACTTATTCTGCCGTCATCAAAGGCGAAGATATCGTGACCTGCCCTCACTGCGGCCGAATTTTATACAAAGAAGCGGCGAACTAG
- a CDS encoding Nif3-like dinuclear metal center hexameric protein: protein MKIGEIYKILDEISPFESQEEWDNSGLLVGSFEASAQRVYLSLDVDDGLLDEVQPNSLIITHHPLIFKGLKSLNLDKYPSILIAKMMAKNLSLIAMHTNYDLSHLNEYVVSEILGFTPKERDGFLLYADVNLSFDELCERVKAKLNLSHLRVCKGRKFDPNAPVKRLAFCTGSGGDLIDIVKADVFLTGDLKYHQAMSAAQNNLTMLDIGHFESERYFGESLAKYLQILPIPTIISNSKNPFSYS from the coding sequence ATGAAAATCGGCGAAATTTATAAAATTTTAGACGAGATTAGCCCGTTTGAGAGTCAAGAGGAGTGGGATAACAGCGGACTGCTAGTGGGCTCCTTTGAGGCTAGCGCGCAGCGCGTTTATCTTAGCCTTGACGTTGATGATGGGCTTTTAGACGAGGTGCAGCCAAACTCGCTCATCATCACGCATCATCCGCTCATTTTTAAAGGGCTAAAATCCCTAAATTTGGACAAATATCCAAGCATCCTAATCGCAAAGATGATGGCTAAAAATTTAAGCCTGATTGCGATGCACACGAACTATGATCTAAGCCATCTAAATGAGTACGTGGTAAGCGAAATTTTGGGCTTTACGCCAAAGGAACGCGATGGATTTTTGCTTTATGCGGATGTAAATTTGAGCTTTGACGAGCTTTGCGAGAGGGTAAAAGCAAAGCTAAATTTGAGCCATTTAAGGGTTTGCAAAGGGCGAAAATTTGACCCCAATGCGCCGGTAAAGCGCCTTGCCTTTTGCACGGGAAGCGGCGGCGATTTGATTGATATCGTTAAAGCGGATGTGTTTTTAACCGGGGATCTGAAGTATCATCAAGCCATGAGCGCCGCACAAAATAATCTTACTATGCTAGACATCGGACACTTCGAGAGCGAGCGGTATTTTGGGGAGTCGCTTGCAAAATATTTGCAAATTTTGCCGATTCCTACTATAATATCCAACTCAAAAAACCCGTTTTCATACAGTTAA
- the glyQ gene encoding glycine--tRNA ligase subunit alpha, which translates to MTFSEIILTLQNYWREQGCVILQPYDMPAGAGTYHQATFLRSLGPKPWATAYVAPSRRPTDGRYGENPNRLGAYYQFQVLIKPSPENIQELYLKSLEKLGLNLKNHDIRFVEDNWESPTLGAWGLGWEVWLDGMEVTQFTYFQQVGGIACELVSAEITYGLERLAMYLQDVNSVYDIVWDDRGGNIVTYADVHKQGEFEWSKYNFEIADVDMLFRQFENAFGECKRCLEAKISLPAYDYCMLAAHTFNVLDARGAISVTQRQDYILKIRELAKECALTYKASIDAAAQNDAKGE; encoded by the coding sequence ATGACGTTTTCAGAGATTATTTTGACGTTGCAAAACTACTGGCGCGAGCAGGGTTGCGTGATACTGCAGCCATACGATATGCCTGCGGGTGCTGGCACCTATCATCAGGCGACTTTTTTAAGGAGCCTGGGGCCAAAGCCGTGGGCGACGGCGTACGTAGCGCCTTCTCGCCGCCCGACCGACGGTAGATACGGCGAAAACCCAAACCGCCTGGGTGCATATTATCAGTTTCAGGTACTCATTAAACCAAGTCCGGAAAATATACAGGAGCTTTATCTAAAAAGCCTTGAAAAGCTCGGGTTAAATTTGAAAAATCACGACATCCGCTTCGTCGAGGATAACTGGGAGAGCCCGACGCTGGGAGCTTGGGGGCTAGGCTGGGAGGTCTGGTTAGACGGTATGGAGGTGACGCAGTTTACGTATTTTCAACAAGTTGGCGGCATCGCGTGCGAGCTGGTTTCGGCCGAGATCACTTACGGCCTTGAGCGCCTTGCGATGTATCTGCAGGACGTAAATAGCGTCTATGATATCGTTTGGGACGATAGGGGCGGCAATATCGTGACCTACGCCGACGTGCATAAGCAGGGCGAATTTGAGTGGAGCAAATATAACTTTGAAATCGCAGACGTAGATATGCTATTTCGCCAGTTTGAAAATGCATTCGGCGAGTGCAAACGCTGCCTAGAGGCTAAAATTTCGCTGCCTGCGTACGATTATTGCATGCTTGCGGCGCATACGTTTAACGTCCTTGACGCGCGCGGAGCTATCAGCGTAACGCAAAGGCAAGACTATATCCTAAAAATCCGCGAGCTGGCCAAAGAGTGCGCGCTGACGTATAAAGCCAGCATCGACGCCGCAGCCCAAAACGACGCGAAGGGCGAATAA